A genomic segment from Cryptococcus gattii WM276 chromosome J, complete sequence encodes:
- a CDS encoding Nucleolar exosome component, involved in rRNA processing and RNA degradation, putative; Dis3p (Similar to TIGR gene model, INSD accession AAW43355.1): MAAVKSHPPITILKRTREDQHLSQNKFLKKTVRGKVINIFRERYVRDDIPCGYQDCHQCSQFPGYKPVLPRTGFLQHTKFAGNGHYLVIDTNIVLHQMDLLQSLPAQLPLIIPSTTIRETRHRSLPLYNRLQQLIQDEDRLVWVWWNEERRETATVREVDEEHGREKINDRNDRAIRQTVLFYADHLSQLTSNAPSLILLTDDAANRGLAAEQGIVAVSAREYVDGLESAEREKLVDLVVGGVDEIEVVERRSRRIYPDYLPQDTLLAGVKTGHYHQGHFNANQYNYLEGTVNVPGLVKPVLLVGRQAMNRSVNGDVVVVEIFPESEWKAPGEEVVDQDIALRDDDVEDDESGGVADKEFVKEKQERLETEDAKKNKKEILPTGRVVGIVKRNWRAYVCHLDRSSLSDSAFTSLAQQTVFATPLSRALPRIRLRTRQAPQLVDQKILVTIDNWYPTSRYPDGHFVRALGKVASKEAEQESLLLEYEVPYRPFGKAILNCLPPEGDNWVVPKKDMECLEWRDREDLRGLDICSIDPPGCQDIDDALHARRLPNGNIEAGVHIADVSHFVHPDNPMDSEAASRGTTVYLVDKRIDMLPSLLGTNLCSLRPFVERLAFSVIWELNEDAEVVDVRFVKSVIASKEAFTYEAAQLRKDDKSMNDQLTNSIRLLNHLAIKLKAARMRAGALSLSSPELKIHLASSESAEPINVEQKKLLETNSLVEEFMLLANIWVAKKIQEVFPATAVLRRHSPPPKTNFEVLQDILIKRKGIALDVSTSKALADSLDACVIAGEPEFNTLVRIMATRCMLSAEYFCSGSVSKESYGHYGLASPIYTHFTSPIRRYADVLAHRQLAAAINYTPLHPSLQSKSHVERILSTVNKRHRLAQMAGRASVEFYVSLTLKGKGTGEEIGVRRKEEAWVVRTFKNGLAVFVPKLGLEGLVTFQKELHTYDAENYTISIPSPSGEVVVAVFDKIMVDISIEKDENTQRGKVKMVMVEPVDSDTL; the protein is encoded by the exons ATGGCAGCTGTGAAGTCGCATCCCCCCATCACCATCCTCAAGCGCACACGAGAGGACCAACATCTTTCTCAAAATAAATTTCTCAAGAAAACAGTAAGGGGAAAGGTCATAAACA TCTTCCGAGAACGATATGTCCGTGATGATATTCCATGTGGATACCAGGACTGCCATCAATGTTCACAATTCCCAGGGTACAAGCCTGTCCTCCCCAGGACCGGATTTCTACAACACACGAAGTTTGCAGGGAATGGCCACTACCTCGTCATTGACACCAACATTGTGCTCCACCAG ATGGACTTGCTGCAGTCTCTTCCGGCACAGCTCCCACTCATCATCCCCTCCACCACTATCCGCGAAACACGACATCGCTCTCTTCCCTTATACAATCGCCTCCAACAGCTTATTCAGGATGAAGATCGTCTCGTCTGGGTTTGGTGGAATGAAGAACGCCGCGAGACTGCTACTGTTCGGGAGGTAGATGAAGAGCATGGTAGGGAAAAAATCAACGACCGTAATGACCGAGCGATCCGCCAGACCGTCCTCTTTTACGCCGATCACTTGTCCCAACTCACTTCCAACGCACCTTCTCTCATCTTACTCACCGATGATGCGGCCAACCGCGGGCTTGCCGCCGAGCAGGGAATTGTGGCTGTTAGTGCAAGGGAGTACGTTGACGGCCTGGAATCGGCTGAGCGAGAGAAACTTGTCGACCTCGTTGTAGGTGGTGTGGACGAAATTGAGGTTGTCGAGCGCCGAAGTCGCCGTATTTACCCCGACTATCTCCCTCAGGATACACTCCTTGCTGGTGTCAAAACAGGACATTATCACCAAGGTCACTTCAACGCGAACCAGTACAATTACCTTGAAGGCACTGTTAACGTTCCTGGGCTTGTAAAACCTGTCTTGTTGGTGGGTAGGCAAGCAATGAACAGAAGTGTCAATGGCGATGTCGTCGTGGTTGAGATCTTCCCCGAATCTGAGTGGAAAGCGCCCGGAGAAGAGGTTGTTGATCAGGATATAGCGTTGAGGGATGATGATGTGGAAGACGACGAGAGTGGGGGAGTAGCCGATAAGGAATTTGTCAAGGAAAAACAGGAAAGGTTAGAGACGGAAGATGCTAAGAAGAATAAGAAAGAGATTCTGCCTACAGGTCGAGTTGTTGGTATTGTCAAGCGTAACTGGAGGGC ATACGTATGTCATCTTGATCGTTCATCTCTCTCTGACTCAGCATTTACTTCCCTCGCTCAACAAACAGTCTTCGCCACTCCTCTCTCTCGTGCTCTTCCCCGTATCCGTCTTAGGACTCGCCAAGCTCCCCAGTTGGTGGACCAAAAAATTCTCGTCACCATTGACAACTGGTACCCCACCTCCCGTTATCCTGATGGCCATTTTGTTCGTGCGCTAGGTAAAGTTGCCTCCAAAGAAGCGGAGCAAGAGTCCCTACTCCTTGAATACGAGGTTCCATATCGACCTTTCGGTAAAGCTATCTTGAACTGTCTCCCACCCGAGGGAGATAATTGGGTCGTCCCCAAGAAGGATATGGAATGTTTGGAGTGGAGGGATAGAGAAGACTTGAGAGGTTTGGATATCTGCAGTATTGATCCCCCTGGGTGTCAGGATATCGATGATGCGCTACATGCGAGGAGGTTGCCGAATGGTAATATCGAAGCTGGTGTCC ATATCGCCGATGTGTCTCACTTTGTTCACCCCGACAATCCGATGGATTCTGAAGCCGCATCCCGTGGTACCACTGTGTACCTCGTCGACAAGCGAATCGATATGCTTCCTTCTTTATTAGGTACCAATCTTTGCTCATTGAGGCCATTTGTGGAGAGGTTGGCCTTTAGTGTCATTTGG GAATTGAACGAAGATGCGGAAGTCGTTGACGTGAGATTTGTCAAGAGTGTGATTGCGTCCAAAGAGGCGTTTACGTACGAAGCCGCTCAGTTGCGCAAAGATGATAA ATCTATGAATGACCAGCTCACAAACTCGATCCGCCTTCTCAACCACCTCGCCATTAAGCTAAAAGCCGCTCGTATGCGTGCCGGTgccctctctctctcctctcccgAGCTCAAGATCCACCTCGCTTCATCTGAATCTGCTGAGCCCATCAATGTCGAGCAAAAGAAACTTCTTGAAACAAATAGTCTTGTAGAAGAGTTCATGCTGCTCGCCAATATCTGGGTGGCCAAGAAGATCCAGGAGGTTTTCCCGGCTACTGCTGTGCTGAGAAGACATTCTCCGCCACCAAAGACCAATTTCGAGGTGCTGCAGGATATCTTGATAAAAAGAAAGGGAATAGCGCTTGACGTGTCCACCTCCAAGGCTTTGGCCGACTCCCTTGATGCTTGCGTT ATTGCCGGAGAACCAGAATTCAACACTCTTGTAAGGATTATGGCTACGCGATGCATGCTTTCGGCAGAGTATTTCTGTTCTGGAAGTGTATCCAAGGAGTCTTACGGACATTACGGTTTGGCCAGCCCCATCTACACCCATTTTACT TCCCCAATTCGTCGATATGCCGACGTCCTTGCGCACCGCCAACTGGCCGCGGCCATCAATTACACTCCCCTCCACCCTTCTCTTCAATCCAAATCCCACGTCGAAAGAATCTTGTCCACTGTCAACAAACGACATAGGCTCGCGCAAATGGCAGGAAGGGCGAGCGTGGAATTCTATGTCAGTCTGACTTTGAAGGGTAAGGGTACTGGTGAGGAAATTGGagtgaggaggaaggaagaggcaTGGGTCGTTAGGACATTCAAAAATGGTCTGGCAGTGTTTGTTCCCAA GCTCGGCTTGGAGGGGCTTGTCACTTTCCAGAAGGAGTTGCATACCTATGATGCTGAAAACTACACCATCTCCATCCCTTCTCCATCTGGTGAGGTTGTTGTAGCGGTGTTTGATAAAATCATGGTAGATATCTCAATCGAGAAGGATGAAAACACTCAAAGAGGCAAGGTAAAGATGGTCATGGTGGAGCCTGTTGACTCCGACACCCTGTAA
- a CDS encoding glucan 1,3-beta-glucosidase, putative (Similar to TIGR gene model, INSD accession AAW43031.1), which yields MVKLSPCAFLISHVFNKRTTLAPGFTWGTDPMRGVNIGGWLVLEPWITPSIFEGKPDWVVDEWTYGVYMNNRTDTMVEIRNHWNTWFSYTELQNIAAVGLNTIRIQIGFWSVIPLENGEPYLVGAYDYLKLAVTWASSLNLKMMVDVHGCPGGQNGFDNSGIRGVREWFTNDTNISRTLSAIQVLTAEFSQSFYNNTVIAIELINEPFPYTNAELDILKSYYEAGYGTVRSNDRASKLVVAIDEGFQGLQTWEAFMQGSNYSNIAMNTRIYTMFDTDLITMGYSESLDWYCGQKDYLVTSNNVHWTIVGEFVPANTDCAYWLNGRGMGARYDNTLNTSALRYPGDCGDKTGADPSKFSAEYIEYLAKSFETQTWVYEQASGWVMWTWKTELAADWSMQTGITYAGWIPTPIYSKTHG from the exons ATGGTCAAACTTTCACCATGCGCCTTTTTAATATCACA TGTATTCAATAAACGCACAACTCTTGCGCCAGGCTTCACATGGGGAACAGATCCTATGCGAGGTGTCAATATTGGTGGTTGGCTTGTACTAGAG CCCTGGATAACTCCTTCTATATTTGAAGGGAAGCCGGACTGGGTGGTAGATGAGTGGACATATGGAGTGTATATGAATAATCGGACCGATACGATGGTTGAGATAAGAAATCATTGGAACACATGGTTCTCATATACAGAGCTTCAAAA TATTGCAGCTGTAGGGCTCAACACCATTAGGATACAAATCGGTT TTTGGTCAGTCATACCTTTAGAGAATGGAGAACCGTATCTGGTGGGTGCATATGACTATCTCAAATTAGCAGTAACATGGGCTTCTAGTCTAAATCTGAAA ATGATGGTGGATGTTCATGGCTGTCCAG GAGGGCAAAACGGCTTTGACAATTC TGGTATCCGAGGCGTAAGAGAGTGGTTCACCAACGATACCAACATCTCACGTACTCTTTCCGCCATCCAAGTCCTCACAGCCGAATTTTCCCAGTCGTTCTATAATAACACCGTCATTGCCATTGAGCTCATCAATGAACCATTTCCTTACACTAATGCCGAGCTTGATATCTTGAAGAGCTATTACGAGGCAGGATACGGGACTGTGAGAAGTAATGATAGGGCGAGCAAACTAGTTGTGGCGATCGATGAAGGGTTTCAGGGGTTGCAGACTTGGGAAGCGTTTATGCAGGGATCGAACTATAGTAATATTGCGATGAATACA CGTATATACACAAT GTTTGACACCGACCTAATAACGATGGGATATTCGGAGAGTTTGGATTGGTATTGTGGTCAGAAAGATTACTTGGTCACTTCCAACAACGTTCACTGGACCATTGTTGGGGAATTCGTTC CGGCCAACACGGATTGCGCGTATTGGTTGAATGGTCGAGGGATGGGAGCGCGGTATGATAACACGCTCAATACATCTGC ACTCCGATATCCTGGCGACTGCGGCGATAAAACGGGTGCGGATCCTAGCAAGTTTTCTGCCGAGTATATCGAGTATTTAGCAAAGTCGTTTGAAACCCAGACATGGGTTTACGAACAAGCG TCGGGTTGGGTGATGTGGACATGGAAGACGGAGCTGGCGGCGGATTGGTCGATGCAGACTGGGATCACCTATG CAGGCTGGATACCGACTCCCATTTATTCTAAAACGCATGGGTGA
- a CDS encoding Hypothetical Protein (Similar to TIGR gene model, INSD accession AAW42992.1) yields MALDRSATQQEVKQQYYKLALLLHPDSSHPSSSPDHFAMLNKAYNLLSKQSSRSAFLKTGYGWDVSSTSGGTQSWSDSLMRAEIARRRSGGTAAWDSATRGYRDSDAGRGAWGGFDGSQGWRPYEDPSKGFSPPTSGSGEERYMSNPRFLAVVGVASAVIAWVHWHRLGYAAETHRDMLDKQNIDAARALAQARYEAATFGQVRREQIRRRVREAEVLKELGKAEQGHIATARPPTTAYPSSNRE; encoded by the exons ATGGCGCTTGATAGAAGCGCTACTCAGCAAGAAGTCAAGCAGCAAT ACTACAAACTGGCCCTCCTGCTACACCCCGATTCCTCCCACCCTTCATCGTCCCCCGATCACTTTGCAATGCTCAATAAAGCCTACAATCTCCTCTCGAAACAGTCTTCACGCTCCGCATTTCTCAAAACTGGCTACGGATGGGATGTTTCTAGTACATCTGGCGGTACTCAGTCATGGTCCGATTCCCTCATGCGGGCTGAAATCGCAAGGCGGCGAAGTGGAGGTACGGCTGCGTGGGACAGTGCGACTAGGGGATATAGAGATAGCGATGCGGGTAGAGGAGCTTGGGGAGGGTTTGATGGATCTCAAGGATGGAGACCGTACGAGGACCCTAGTAAGGGTTTCAGTCCTCCTACGTCGGGTTCAGGTGAGGAGAGGTACATGTCGAATCCGAGATTCCTTGCTGTCGTTGGTGTGGCG AGCGCTGTCATAGCATGGGTACATTGGCATAGATTAGGCTATGCAGCCGAGACTCACCGTGACATGCTTGACAAGCAAAACATTGA CGCCGCGCGAGCTCTGGCACAAGCACGTTATGAAGCAGCCACATTTGGACAGGTACGACGAGAACAAATACGACGTCGCGTCCGTGAAGCAGAGGTACTGAAGGAGCTGGGAAAAGCAGAGCAAGGACATATTGCTACGGCACGGCCGCCAACAACAGCTTACCCTTCATCTAACCGAGAGTGA
- a CDS encoding Hypothetical Protein (Similar to TIGR gene model, INSD accession AAW43067.1) has product MSRTKEKEKDKGAHSKLTKPPPSCNLNVATDEPKPVKKGIYCNAQVHNKDSKEGKKEPVVAQILRAFYFATMKHSAKKGPWSGANVKDNQSDFVNNKVSRKTETLNSKATKEQSFELVEKEEEMQEPEPVSKVGDIIPELQHPVVPAKATQQPFSEETERQKLTSKKRAKISKSSTQASQLSKNVTYPLCSSNDARDITNNESALPETKPFLPSHPMQRVTSNHSKRPLQSPFGPRATFSTSTPLARRVRSASNLFCKRSTSKLCIVTRKPVPLYIDVPLSLNDGHISGVSIFTGDVVQTQTPLETTSSAGSNKNNPLLATPPTPKFNISADIFFAEHSPTRRKSLFMVNDSFDSYEQYQNTLFEDVLKTWGLPLDVIHSKEIELSKTDAAAAAAAAVVPSSKGIVNSVTAVQKQRGQRTVGFLNPPIKTNWGLKKFISMDERRLRKPVGRVKDIVEIFEDRSVDRTMTPVRELGKILQRPCSVSSDNLAAESRHIMEGARKKLREDIGRRRVQ; this is encoded by the exons ATGTCCAGAACcaaagagaaagaaaaggacAAGGGCGCCCATTCGAAGCTCACCAAACCCCCGCCGTCCTGTAATCTTAATGTTGCCACAGATGAACCCAAGCCTGTTAAAAAAGGTATCTATTGCAATGCGCAAGTCCATAATAAAGATTcaaaagaagggaagaaggaacCGGTAGTCGCTCAAATTTTAAGAGCATTCTATTTTGCAACGATGAAGCATAGCGCCAAGAAGGGGCCTTGGTCAGGAGCGAATGTGAAGGATAATCAGAGTGACTTTGTCAACAACAAGGTCTCCAGAAAGACGGAGACGCTAAACAGCAAGGCTACTAAAGAGCAGAGTTTTGAGCTTgttgagaaggaagaagaaatgcAAGAGCCAGAACCGGTTTCCAAAGTTGGAG ACATAATTCCTGAATTACAACACCCAGTCGTACCTGCCAAAGCCACGCAACAGCCATTTTCTGAAGAAACTGAACGACAAAAGTTGACATCCAAGAAGAGGGCAAAAATATCCAAGTCTTCGACCCAAGCTTCCCAGCTCAGCAAGAATGTCACCTACCCCTTATGTTCATCGAATGACGCTCGTGACATTACTAATAACGAGAGCGCCTTGCCAGAAACCAAACCTTTCTTGCCATCTCACCCGATGCAAAGAGTCACCTCGAACCATTCGAAACGACCTTTACAATCTCCCTTTGGACCCCGCGCTACATTCTCTACTAGTACGCCGTTGGCACGACGTGTACGGTCAGCTTCCAACCTTTTCTGCAAACGTTCTACTTCAAAACTCTGTATCGTCACTAGGAAACCTGTACCTCTGTATATCGATGTACCTCTTTCTTTGAACGACGGCCATATCTCTGGTGTGTCGATCTTTACCGGAGATGTTGTGCAAACACAAACACCTTTGGAAACGACGAGCAGCGCTGGGTCAAACAAG AACAACCCACTATTAGCCACACCGCCTACACCCAAGTTCAATATATCGGCCGACATTTTTTTTGCTGAGCATAGTCCAACGAGGCGCAAAAGTCTTTTCATGGTCAACGATTCGTTTGACTCTTATGAGCAGTATCAGAATACGCTCTTTGAGGACGTGTTGAAGACTTGGGGTCTTCCGCTGGATGTGATTCACTCCAAGGAAATTGAGCTTTCAAAGACAGAtgccgctgctgctgctgctgctgctgtaGTTCCTAGTAGTAAGGGAATTGTGAACAGTGTCACTGCTGTCCAAAAGCAAAGAGGGCAGAGGACGGTAGGGTTTTTAAACCCCCCAATCAAGACCAACTGGGGTCTCAAAAAGTTTATCTCGATGGATGAGCGGCGTTTAAGGAAACCGGTAGGGAGGGTGAAGGATATCGTAGAGATCTTTGAAGATCGTTCA GTTGACCGAACGATGACCCCAGTAAGAG AGCTGGGCAAAATACTTCAGCGGCCTTGTTCTGTATCTTCCGACAACCTTGCTGCTGAGAGTAGACACATTA TGGAAGGAGCACGTAAGAAGCTAAGAGAGGATATTGGACGCCGAAGGGTACAATGA
- a CDS encoding allantoinase, putative (Similar to TIGR gene model, INSD accession AAW43087.1) — protein sequence MPSQTILAPQAILPDSLRPQPATIVFDTDSGIITSVTPGIHQSEGEADAWKIEEEKVLLPGLIDTHVHLNQPGRTAWEGFRTGTLAAISGGITTLIDMPLNSIPPTTTLSGLATKKASAEEVGVSCDLGFWGGIVPGNEGELRGLWDGGVKGFKCFLIESGVEEFPCVEEQDIIKACDALKGTNALIMFHAELDAPTHTHTHTTHPTSTDPSEYSTFLESRPQQWEISALQLVLRIARSYPDLRFHIVHLSASDAVPLLQSALLKNLTVETCFHYLCLQDTDIPPNATQFKCCPPIRDESNRLKLIDALLDGTIQYVVSDHSPCVPELKKGDFTSAWGGVSGLGLGLSLLWTELGVGVGAGVGGGVVELGQIVEWMGGVQAKQVGLQGKKGVLQKGAVADFVVFDPYATFEVTPETLRFKNKVSPYIGKTLTGVVEKTYLGGKLVWDHGKESNETLGKFV from the exons ATGCCCTCACAAACGATCCTCGCGCCCCAAGCCATCCTTCCGGACAGCCTCCGCCCTCAGCCTGCCACTATCGTATTCGATACCGATTCTGGGATCATTACTTCTGTGACTCCTGGTATTCACCAAAGTGAAGGAGAAGCCGATGCGTGGAAAATCGAGGAGGAAAAAGTCTTGCTTCCCGGTCTTATCGA CACACACGTCCACCTCAACCAACCGGGCCGTACCGCCTGGGAAGGTTTCCGTACCGGCACACTTGCGGCCATTTCCGGCGGTATCACCACGCTTATCGACATGCCTCTCAATTCTATCCCTCCTACCACCACGCTCTCTGGCCTTGCTACCAAAAAGGCTTCCGCCGAAGAGGTCGGGGTGAGCTGCGATTTGGGGTTTTGGGGTGGGATTGTCCCCGGGAATGAGGGAGAGTTGAGGGGACTTTGGGACGGAGGGGTAAAGGGGTTTAAATGTTTTCTGATTGAGTCGGGTGTCGAG GAATTTCCATGTGTTGAGGAACAAGATATAATCAAAGCATGCGATGCTTTGAAA GGTACCAATGCACTTATCATGTTCCACGCCGAACTCGACGCTCCCACCCACACCCACACCCATACCACGCACCCCACATCGACCGACCCATCGGAGTACTCTACGTTCCTCGAATCACGTCCTCAACAATGGGAAATCTCTGCTCTCCAACTTGTTCTCCGTATCGCCCGATCTTACCCCGACTTGCGGTTCCACATCGTCCATCTCTCCGCTTCCGATGCCGTGCCCCTCCTCCAATCTGCTCTCCTAAAGAATCTGACGGTGGAGACATGTTTCCACTACCTCTGCCTTCAAGACACTGACATCCCACCAAACGCTACCCAATTCAAATGCTGTCCGCCTATCCGTGACGAATCCAACCGCCTAAAATTGATCGACGCGCTGTTGGACGGCACGATCCAATACGTCGTCTCGGACCATTCGCCGTGTGTGCCAGAGTTGAAAAAGGGGGATTTCACATCTGCCTGGGGGGGCGTATCCGGTTTAGGACTCGGGCTTTCCCTCTTGTGGACGGAATTGGGGGTGGGGGTGGGGGCAGGGGTTGGGGGGGGAGTGGTGGAGTTGGGGCAGATTGTAGAATGGATGGGTGGTGTGCAAGCAAAGCAAGTGGGGTTAcaagggaagaagggggTGTTGCAAAAAGGGGCAGTAGCGGATTTTGTCGTGTTTGACCCGTATGCCACGTTTGAGGTTACACCC GAGACATTACGGTTCAAGAACAAAGTATCCCCATACATCGGCAAAACCCTCACCGGCGTTGTCGAAAAGACGTACCTCGGCGGCAAGTTGGTCTGGGACCACGGGAAGGAGAGCAACGAGACGCTTGGGAAATTTGTCTAA
- a CDS encoding lipid particle protein, putative (Similar to SGTC gene model, INSD accession EAL20949.1): MGTSVHVVLLIHGLWGSPAHLRVAKEELEAAWGAGAGEGEELVVMVAGGMTSQLTYDGIDVCASRVAWELDEKVRELEAHGKHVARFSLTGYSLGGLVARYLVGLLHSRSPSFFHRHKPIAFSTIASPHYGIPRYNTLLSTVLCWLGARVMSRSGEQLYVVDKYSDDDPRPLLEIMADPRSVFYHGLEMFERLSLFAAAINDNSVPYPTAAIETIDHFAQWQDQRLIKSLGTYIGTLPPVLRYRFPFNYLIILLFPIMLPIVLCLILARQSLDTSRSKRRLQQLAQTSSAPTPSPSGLSIQHLRATIRHIERNLESEFIESIDGPPAAAAAAALDIYHMDQVVIKAQLKECQFRMALWLNQLPFKKYLTWWPKVTNAHATAIVRDAHLFPQHERGRGMLKFWAQVMLGQATDVS; encoded by the exons ATGGGCACGAGCGTCCACGTGGTGCTGCTGATACACGGGCTGTGGGGCTCCCCCGCGCACCTGCGGGTGGCGAAGGAGGAGCTGGAGGCAGCGTGGGGGGCGGGggcgggggagggggaggagctggtggtgatggtggCGGGGGGCATGACGTCGCAGCTCACATACGACGGCATCGACGTCTGCGCCAGCCGCGTGGCCTGGGAG CTCGACGAAAAGGTGCGGGAGCTGGAAGCACATGGGAAACACGTGGCGAGGTTCAGTCTCACCGGGTATTCACTGGGAGGGC TCGTGGCAAGATACCTCGTCGGCCTCCTCCACTCCCGCTCcccctccttcttccaccGCCACAAACCCATCGCATTCTCCACCATCGCTTCTCCC CACTATGGTATCCCACGCTACA ATACTCTCCTCTCAACAGTCCTCTGCTGGCTCGGCGCACGGGTCATGTCCCGGTCCGGCGAACAGCTGTACGTCGTCGACAAGTACTCGGACGACGATCCTCGGCCGCTGCTCGAAATCATGGCTGATCCCC GTTCGGTATTCTATCATGGCTTGGAAATGTTTGAGCGTCTATCCCTCTTTGCAGCTGC GATCAACGACAACTCGGTGCCCTACCCCACCGCCGCCATCGAAACAATCGACCACTTTGCCCAATGGCAAGATCAGAGATTGATT aagagtttgGGAACGTATATCGGTACACTCCCCCCTGTATTAAGGTACCGCTTCCCATTCAACTAT CTTATCATACTCCTCTTCCCAATCATGCTGCCTATCGTCCTCTGCCTAAT TTTGGCCCGCCAATCCCTCGATACATCCCGATC GAAACGCCGGCTCCAGCAACTCGCCCAAACATCCTCAGCCCCCaccccttccccttccgGCCTATCTATCCAACACCTCAGAGCCACGATCCGGCATATCGAACGGAACCTCGAATCAGAATTCATCGAATCCATCGACGGTCCCCCCGCCGCCGCCGCAGCCGCCGCGCTTGACATTTACCACATGGACCAAGTGGTCATCAAAGCCCAGCTGAAAGAATGTCAGTTCCGAATGGCACTCTGGTTAAATCAGTTGCCGTTCAAAAAATATCTCACGTGGTGGCCCAAAGTTACGAATGCACATGCTACTGCTATTGTCAG GGATGCTCATTTATTTCCTCAACAtgaaagaggaagaggaatgCTCAAATTCTGGGCTCAAGTCATGCTTGGACAAGCTACCGATGTTTCATAG
- a CDS encoding uncharacterized protein (Similar to TIGR gene model, INSD accession AAW43089.1), protein MSAPAVDLKKPVQEPQTEKEVQKGLSDDALTKYTSAGQALGEVLKKLIPQITPGKKVLDLCIEGDKLVAEAVAPLWNKPKNGIKVVKGSAFPTSISVNNVVSHVSPLPSDPEIELKDGDVVKVMLGIHLDGYPVTHAETIHLSTKTDGVAADVIKAAYDAAQLAMRTVKAGAKNWDVTEVVDKAVKSYDCVAVEGMLSCQHEKNVTDGKKRVLLNPSPELRRDHETATFDEGEVYGVDVLVVTGTNGKAKADPSRTSIYKRGDTNYQLKMKTSRAVFSEIQKKAGAFPFTLRALDDEKRARMGVQEAVAHGLLKPYDIVQTAPGTLVAEFFFTIALLPAGPLLLSPTPAWYTADKVSSSKSLQDEELKNLIAQPLRAPKKKKKAGKEESQA, encoded by the exons ATGTCCGCCCCCGCCGTTGACCTCAAGAAGCCCGTCCAGGAGCCTCAGACAGAGAAGGAAGTCCAAAAAGGTCTTTCCGACGACGC TCTCACCAAGTACACTTCTGCCGGCCAAGCGTTGGGTGAAGTGCTGAAAAAGTTGATTCCCCAGATTACGCCTGGTAAAAAGGTTCTTGACCTCTGTATCGA AGGTGATAAGCTTGTTGCCGAGGCTGTTGCGCCTCTTTGGAACAAGCCCAAGAACGGTATCAAGGTCGTCAAGG GCTCTGCGTTCCCGACATCCATCTCTGTGAACAATGTGGTTTCGCACGTGTCTCCCCTCCCGTCTGACCCGGAGATTGAGCTCAAGGACGGCGATGTGGTCAAGGTGATGCTCGGTATCCACCTCGACGGCTACCCCGTGACGCACGCCGAGACTATCCATCTGTCCACCAAGACGGACGGTGTCGCGGCCGACGTCATCAAGGCTGCATACGATGCTGCTCAACTGGCTATGCGGACTGTCAAGGCGGGTGCGAAGAACTGGGACGTGACCGAGGTGGTGGACAAGGCTGTCAAGTCGTACGACTGTGTGGCGGTGGAGGGTATGCTGTCGTGCCAGCACGAGAAGAATGTGACGGATGGTAAGAAGCGGGTGTTGCTCAATCCTTCACCAGAGTTGAGGAGGGACCATGAGACGGCGACGTTTGACGAGGGTGAGGTTTACGGTGTAGATGTCTTGGTCGTCACCGGTACCAACGGCAAG GCCAAGGCGGACCCTTCGCGAACATCGATCTACAAGCGAGGCGATACCAACTACCAGCTGAAGATGAAGACTTCCCGAGCCGTCTTTTCCGAGATTCAAAAGAAGGCTGGCGCGTTCCCATTTACTCTTCGAGCGCTTGATGATGAGAAGCGGGCGAGGATGGGTGTGCAAGAGGCCGTTGCGCATG GTCTTTTGAAGCCGTATGATATTGTCCAAACGGCCCCCGGTACACTCGTCGCTGaattcttcttcacca TCGCGCTTCTCCCCGCTGGGCCACTTCTCTTGTCCCCCACCCCCGCATGGTACACTGC TGACAAGGTTTCGTCCTCTAAATCGCTGCAAGATGAAGAGCTCAAGAACCTGATTGCGCAACCCCTGCGTGCGcccaagaagaagaagaaggctggCAAGGAGGAGAGCCAGGCGTAA